The following are encoded in a window of Mycobacterium decipiens genomic DNA:
- the lpqB gene encoding MtrAB system accessory lipoprotein LpqB, with protein sequence MRRLVALLFLGVVLAGCASVPSTSAPQAIGTVERPAPSNLPKPTPGMDPDVLLREFLKATADPANRHLAARQFLTQSASNAWDDAGSAMLIDHVVFVETRSAEKVSVTMRADILGSLSDMGVFETAEGQLPDPGPIELVKTSGGWRIERLPNGVFLDWQQFQATYKRNTLYFADPTGKTVVPDPRYVAVSDHDQLATELVSKLLAGPRPEMAHTVRNLLAPPLRLRGPVTRADGGKNGIGRGYGGARVDLEKLSTTDPHSRQLLAAQIIWTLARADIRGPYVINADGAPLEDRFAEGWTTSDVAATDPGVADGAGAGLHALVNGSLVAVDGQSATTLPGAFGQMPDQTAAALSRSGRQVASVVTLRRGAPDAAASLWIGDLGGEAVQSADGRNLSRPSWSLDDAVWVVVDTNVVLRAIQEPASGQPARIPVDSTAVASRFPGAINDLQLSRDGTRAAMVIGGQVILAGVEQTQAGQFALTYPRRLGFGLGSSVVSLSWRTGDDIVVTRTDAAHPVSYVNLDGVNSDAPARGLQTPLTAIAANPSTVYVAGPRGVLMYSASAESRQGWSEVSGLMVAGAAPVLPG encoded by the coding sequence ATGCGGCGACTGGTAGCCCTGCTGTTCCTGGGCGTGGTGCTCGCCGGCTGTGCGAGTGTGCCCAGCACCTCGGCCCCGCAAGCCATCGGAACCGTCGAGCGTCCCGCGCCGTCGAATCTGCCCAAACCGACCCCGGGCATGGATCCCGATGTGCTGCTGCGCGAGTTCCTCAAGGCCACAGCCGATCCGGCCAACCGGCATCTGGCGGCGCGTCAATTCCTCACCCAATCCGCTTCCAACGCGTGGGACGACGCCGGTAGCGCAATGTTGATCGACCACGTGGTTTTCGTCGAAACCCGCAGTGCTGAAAAGGTTTCGGTGACCATGCGGGCAGACATCCTCGGCTCGCTCTCGGACATGGGGGTGTTCGAGACCGCCGAGGGTCAATTGCCAGATCCGGGTCCGATCGAGTTGGTTAAGACGTCCGGTGGCTGGCGCATCGAACGCCTGCCCAACGGGGTTTTCCTGGACTGGCAGCAGTTCCAGGCGACCTACAAGCGCAACACGCTGTACTTCGCCGACCCCACCGGCAAGACCGTGGTTCCCGACCCGCGCTACGTCGCGGTGTCCGACCATGATCAGTTGGCTACGGAACTCGTCTCCAAACTGCTGGCAGGTCCACGTCCGGAGATGGCGCATACGGTGCGCAATCTGCTTGCACCGCCGCTGCGGCTGCGCGGGCCGGTGACCCGGGCCGACGGCGGCAAGAACGGAATCGGCCGCGGTTACGGCGGTGCGCGTGTCGATCTGGAGAAGCTGTCCACCACCGATCCACACAGCAGGCAATTGCTTGCCGCACAGATCATCTGGACGTTAGCCAGGGCAGACATCAGGGGGCCATATGTGATCAACGCCGATGGCGCCCCGCTGGAAGACAGGTTTGCCGAGGGCTGGACGACGTCGGATGTCGCCGCCACCGACCCGGGCGTGGCCGACGGCGCGGGCGCGGGGCTGCACGCCTTGGTGAACGGGTCACTGGTGGCGGTGGACGGTCAGAGTGCCACCACCCTGCCCGGCGCCTTCGGGCAGATGCCGGACCAGACCGCGGCCGCCTTATCACGCAGCGGTCGCCAGGTGGCGTCGGTGGTGACGCTGCGGCGCGGCGCCCCGGACGCGGCGGCGTCTCTGTGGATCGGTGATCTTGGCGGCGAGGCGGTGCAGTCCGCCGACGGCCGCAACCTGTCGCGGCCCAGCTGGTCGCTGGACGATGCGGTCTGGGTGGTGGTCGACACCAACGTCGTGCTGCGGGCGATTCAGGAACCGGCCTCGGGGCAGCCGGCGCGGATTCCGGTGGATTCGACCGCCGTGGCCAGCCGTTTCCCCGGGGCGATCAACGACCTTCAGCTCTCCCGGGACGGGACTCGCGCCGCGATGGTGATCGGTGGGCAGGTGATCCTCGCCGGCGTCGAGCAGACCCAGGCCGGCCAGTTCGCCCTGACCTATCCCAGGCGGCTGGGGTTCGGGCTGGGTTCCTCGGTGGTGTCACTATCCTGGCGAACCGGTGACGACATCGTGGTGACCCGCACCGACGCCGCCCACCCGGTGTCCTATGTGAACCTCGACGGGGTGAACTCTGACGCGCCGGCGCGTGGATTGCAAACTCCACTGACCGCGATCGCGGCCAACCCGTCGACGGTGTATGTGGCCGGCCCGCGAGGGGTGCTGATGTACTCTGCGTCTGCCGAAAGCCGACAGGGCTGGTCGGAGGTATCCGGGCTGATGGTGGCCGGGGCGGCGCCGGTGTTGCCCGGATGA
- a CDS encoding ComF family protein: protein MLDLILPLECGGCGAPATRWCAACAAELSVAAGEPQVVNPRVDPKVPVFALGRYAGARRQAILAMKEHGRRDLVVPLACALAVGVDRLLSWGMVENPLTIVPAPTRGWAARRRGGDPVTRMARIAGTALGRHRDITVAPALRMRGLARDSVGLGTSARERNIAGRVRLRGQGPRNEVVIVDDIVTTGATARESVRVLQAGGVRVGAVLAIAAA, encoded by the coding sequence GTGCTCGACCTAATCCTGCCGCTGGAATGCGGCGGTTGCGGTGCGCCGGCGACTCGCTGGTGTGCCGCGTGCGCCGCTGAGCTGTCGGTGGCTGCCGGTGAACCGCAGGTGGTGAACCCCCGCGTCGACCCCAAGGTGCCGGTTTTCGCGCTCGGTCGGTACGCGGGCGCCCGTCGTCAGGCGATCCTCGCGATGAAGGAGCACGGCCGTCGCGACCTCGTGGTGCCACTCGCGTGCGCACTGGCCGTCGGTGTCGACCGCCTGTTGTCCTGGGGCATGGTCGAGAACCCGCTGACGATCGTGCCCGCCCCGACGCGTGGGTGGGCGGCGCGACGGCGCGGTGGTGACCCGGTCACCCGGATGGCGCGGATCGCCGGGACCGCCCTTGGGCGCCACCGCGACATCACCGTGGCCCCGGCGCTGAGGATGAGGGGGTTGGCCCGCGACTCGGTAGGCCTTGGTACGTCCGCGCGCGAGCGCAACATCGCGGGGCGGGTGCGGCTACGGGGGCAGGGGCCGCGCAACGAGGTCGTGATCGTCGACGACATCGTCACCACCGGCGCGACGGCGCGCGAGTCGGTTCGGGTCCTGCAGGCTGGCGGTGTGCGGGTGGGTGCCGTGTTGGCGATCGCGGCGGCGTGA